The proteins below are encoded in one region of Candidatus Cloacimonadota bacterium:
- a CDS encoding FtsX-like permease family protein, with the protein MIIKLAYKNIIGAGFRTWLNIFILSLAYFGIISLQGFFIGWKDDASREIQEWDIGGGQYWQQNYDPYDPFSYEDSHAPIPKELVNEIEREEAIPILLAPATIYPDGRMRSIILKGINPAQKLLKIPTKYISENDNQLECIIGKRMADNLKLQQGDFVTVRWRDKHGAFDAVDVRIVHIFETTVLTVENNQIWIPLNTLQNMLGLPGEASIIVVKSEDFAPELADWERKDINFLLQDLNSMIQAKTIGSSIMYLLLLFLAMIAIFDTQILAIFRRRKEMGTMMALGMSRSKIIRLFTLEGSLHAILAILLGAIYGIPLLKHFQKVGMNIGVDAAEFGLSGLENALYPVYGWKLVVGTIILVLITTTIVSFLPTRKIAKLKPTDALRGKMTK; encoded by the coding sequence ATGATAATCAAACTCGCTTATAAAAATATTATCGGTGCAGGTTTCCGTACATGGTTGAACATATTCATACTTTCACTTGCTTATTTTGGAATTATCTCTCTGCAGGGATTTTTCATTGGTTGGAAAGACGATGCTTCCAGGGAAATCCAAGAATGGGATATCGGCGGCGGACAATACTGGCAGCAGAATTATGATCCTTACGATCCATTTTCTTATGAAGACAGCCATGCTCCTATTCCGAAAGAATTAGTCAATGAAATTGAACGAGAGGAAGCTATTCCAATTCTTCTTGCACCTGCAACCATCTATCCTGATGGTAGAATGCGCAGCATTATTTTGAAAGGTATCAATCCTGCTCAGAAGTTGCTTAAGATTCCAACAAAATACATAAGTGAAAATGATAATCAATTAGAATGCATTATCGGAAAACGGATGGCAGATAATTTGAAACTACAGCAAGGAGATTTTGTTACTGTGCGCTGGCGAGATAAACACGGTGCTTTTGATGCTGTGGATGTGAGGATAGTTCATATTTTTGAAACAACCGTGCTTACAGTGGAAAACAACCAGATATGGATTCCATTGAACACTCTGCAGAATATGCTGGGATTACCAGGGGAAGCTTCCATAATTGTGGTAAAGAGTGAAGATTTCGCTCCAGAACTTGCTGACTGGGAACGCAAAGATATTAACTTCCTTTTGCAAGACCTGAATTCTATGATACAAGCAAAAACCATCGGTTCTTCAATTATGTATCTGTTGCTTCTTTTTCTGGCAATGATAGCGATTTTTGATACACAGATACTGGCAATTTTCCGACGCAGAAAAGAAATGGGAACTATGATGGCTCTTGGAATGAGTCGCTCTAAAATAATCAGACTATTTACTTTAGAAGGCTCTTTACATGCAATTCTGGCAATTCTTCTCGGTGCCATTTATGGAATTCCCCTTTTGAAACACTTCCAAAAAGTAGGAATGAATATCGGGGTTGATGCTGCAGAATTCGGCTTGAGCGGATTAGAGAATGCTTTATATCCGGTTTATGGCTGGAAGCTGGTGGTTGGAACGATAATTCTGGTACTGATAACAACAACCATAGTTAGTTTTCTTCCTACCAGAAAGATAGCGAAACTGAAACCGACCGACGCCCTGCGTGGAAAGATGACAAAATGA
- a CDS encoding FtsX-like permease family protein, protein MFKFLTKGLLRDRTRSFFPILIISAGVMLTVVVYSWLMGYLTMTIQENARFDTGHVKIITRAYHEMIDQKPFDLGIIGIKEMEAELQKEYPEMTWLPRIYFGGLLDLPDEKGETKEQGEVMGMAVDLFSNSKELELLNLDKAIYTGKLPQKSGEILISYELTEKLGIKLNDKVTIISSTMYGSMAMQNFTVSGTVIFGIMGMDRGAVITDISDAQLLLDMENAASEILGFLPLYNQEQTMIIADNFNKKFMDEKDEFSPVMLPLISQNNLEIMLSMINERSGMFIFIFVFLMSLVLWNSGLMNGIRRYGEIGVRLAIGESKGHIYRSMILESLFVGIAGTVIGTATGLIFSYILQYIGIDISSLMKDTKMIMSTTMKAQVTPVSYYIGFLPGVLSSVIGAMIPGIGIYKRNTAQLFKELET, encoded by the coding sequence ATGTTTAAATTTTTAACAAAAGGACTTCTAAGAGATCGCACCAGGAGCTTTTTCCCTATTCTGATCATCTCTGCCGGAGTGATGTTAACGGTAGTAGTTTACAGCTGGCTTATGGGTTATCTCACGATGACGATTCAGGAAAATGCCCGTTTTGATACGGGTCATGTTAAAATAATTACAAGAGCTTATCATGAAATGATAGACCAGAAACCTTTTGACCTGGGTATTATCGGCATCAAAGAAATGGAAGCTGAACTACAGAAAGAATACCCGGAAATGACCTGGCTGCCACGCATCTATTTTGGAGGTCTGCTGGACCTGCCCGATGAAAAAGGCGAGACCAAAGAGCAGGGCGAAGTAATGGGAATGGCAGTTGACCTGTTCTCAAATTCAAAAGAACTTGAACTTCTAAACCTGGATAAAGCAATCTATACTGGGAAACTTCCTCAAAAAAGCGGGGAGATCCTCATCAGCTATGAACTGACAGAAAAACTCGGAATTAAGCTCAACGACAAAGTTACAATAATCAGTTCTACCATGTACGGTTCTATGGCAATGCAGAATTTCACGGTGAGCGGAACTGTTATTTTTGGAATAATGGGAATGGACCGCGGAGCTGTGATAACCGATATTTCAGATGCACAATTACTACTGGATATGGAAAATGCTGCCAGTGAGATTTTGGGATTCCTGCCCCTATACAACCAAGAACAAACGATGATCATAGCTGATAATTTCAATAAGAAATTTATGGATGAAAAAGATGAATTCTCACCTGTAATGCTGCCTTTAATTTCTCAGAATAATCTTGAGATCATGCTTTCTATGATCAATGAAAGATCGGGTATGTTCATTTTCATATTTGTATTCTTGATGTCGCTTGTGCTCTGGAATTCCGGTCTGATGAACGGTATTCGCCGCTACGGAGAGATTGGAGTGCGATTGGCTATCGGAGAAAGCAAAGGTCATATTTATCGCTCAATGATATTAGAATCTCTATTTGTGGGAATAGCGGGAACTGTGATAGGCACGGCGACAGGACTGATATTTTCCTATATCCTGCAATATATCGGAATTGATATAAGCTCATTAATGAAGGATACAAAGATGATAATGAGCACAACTATGAAGGCACAAGTAACTCCGGTGAGTTATTACATCGGTTTCCTGCCCGGAGTGCTTTCCTCTGTAATTGGAGCAATGATACCCGGTATTGGAATTTATAAACGAAATACAGCACAATTATTCAAGGAGTTGGAAACATGA
- a CDS encoding outer membrane lipoprotein-sorting protein — protein sequence MKKNIYLEKVYKIFLPAKLFQWLVLLFFILMTNFLYAEFPDGNELIRKVDDNMYSRNAVSTSRMIVHGRRGSRTMEIKSWAEGENRSFSEYLSPPRDAGTKMLKLKDKLWIYNPSSDRIIQISGHMLRQSVMGSDLSYEDMMEENELTKIYNAEITGEEIINERECWAVLLSAKVEDAAYQTKKVWIDKERYLPLREERFGKSGKLLKTTEIKEVFKIGKRWYPKRMIFKDVLKKGKGTEFIIDSIEFDVEIPKAIFSKASLRK from the coding sequence ATGAAAAAGAACATTTATCTTGAAAAGGTTTATAAGATATTTCTTCCTGCTAAACTTTTTCAATGGTTGGTTTTATTATTTTTTATTTTAATGACAAATTTTCTTTATGCTGAATTTCCTGATGGGAATGAACTTATCCGAAAAGTAGATGATAATATGTATTCCAGAAATGCAGTATCAACTTCACGCATGATAGTGCACGGAAGAAGAGGAAGCAGAACAATGGAGATAAAATCCTGGGCAGAAGGCGAAAACAGGTCTTTCTCCGAATATCTTTCTCCACCCAGAGATGCAGGAACAAAAATGTTGAAACTAAAAGATAAACTGTGGATATACAATCCGTCTTCAGATAGAATTATTCAAATATCCGGTCACATGCTGCGTCAATCTGTGATGGGTTCCGATCTTTCCTATGAAGATATGATGGAAGAAAATGAACTGACTAAAATATATAATGCGGAAATTACAGGTGAAGAAATTATTAATGAAAGAGAGTGCTGGGCCGTTCTATTAAGCGCAAAGGTGGAAGATGCAGCATATCAAACCAAAAAGGTGTGGATAGATAAAGAACGTTATCTTCCACTGCGAGAGGAGCGTTTTGGGAAAAGCGGGAAACTGCTTAAAACCACGGAGATAAAAGAAGTCTTCAAGATAGGGAAACGCTGGTATCCTAAAAGAATGATATTTAAAGATGTTCTAAAAAAAGGCAAAGGAACAGAATTTATCATAGATTCCATTGAGTTTGATGTGGAAATACCGAAAGCAATATTTTCCAAAGCATCTTTAAGAAAGTGA
- a CDS encoding ABC transporter ATP-binding protein: protein MKNGLIKIQNMTKHYPMGGGKFTALKNINLEFSKSEFTGIVGPSGSGKTTLLNIIGSLDTQSEGNVCVMGNSVDKLSAKKAAKLRSEHIGFIFQTYNLLPVYTVFENVEFPLLLLGMAAPKRKKAVDNALEWLGLSDKVKSKPAQLSGGECQRVAIARAIVKKPDLVLADEPTANLDAENSHHILKTMKKINKELGTTFIFATHDAKVIKYLRRKISLLDGKVDKDEIVNGG, encoded by the coding sequence ATGAAAAACGGACTTATCAAAATCCAAAATATGACAAAGCATTACCCGATGGGTGGAGGAAAATTTACCGCATTGAAAAATATCAATCTGGAATTTTCAAAAAGTGAATTCACAGGAATAGTTGGACCAAGTGGTTCAGGGAAAACAACACTCTTAAATATCATCGGTTCACTGGATACGCAAAGTGAAGGAAATGTCTGTGTTATGGGAAATTCTGTTGATAAACTTTCAGCTAAAAAAGCTGCAAAGTTAAGGAGCGAACATATCGGTTTTATTTTTCAAACCTATAATCTCCTTCCGGTTTATACGGTTTTTGAAAATGTTGAATTCCCATTATTGCTACTAGGAATGGCTGCACCCAAACGCAAGAAAGCCGTTGATAATGCACTTGAATGGCTTGGATTATCAGATAAAGTAAAATCAAAACCTGCACAGCTTTCTGGTGGAGAATGCCAGCGAGTGGCAATAGCCAGGGCTATAGTAAAAAAACCGGACCTTGTTCTGGCAGATGAGCCAACCGCCAATCTGGATGCAGAGAATTCTCATCATATATTAAAGACTATGAAAAAAATCAATAAAGAGTTAGGAACCACTTTCATTTTTGCAACACATGATGCCAAAGTGATTAAATATCTAAGAAGAAAAATTTCACTTCTGGATGGAAAAGTGGATAAAGACGAAATAGTGAATGGAGGATGA